GAGCAACAGACAGACATGTGGTTAGAGGCTCGAGTTTGAATACCAGCTCTGTCACATTCCAACTTGGGCAGGTCACATAACTATTGAGTTccagtttgctcatctataaaagggATGATAATAAATATATCACAGAATTGTTGAGAGGATAAAGGAGATAATGCATGTAGAATTGCTGAACAACTGGAGTTATTATTTGCAGCTCTTGTTAACTAGGGCGTGAAAATGCATACCAGTCTTGTCTGTAAACCctttattgtttaaataaaaacattttttaaatgtgctggCTGGTCCTCGATTTGAAATAATGGAGATCTGggaaccagaggaaaaaaaatccctagtTATCACAGGCAAAGAAGAGTTTGAGGTTGGCCGGGGTATGGTGCTGTGCCCTGGAGAGAGATGAGGGAGAACAGGCTCTGGCTAGAGAAATGGCCTCCAGTTTCTAGGAGAATGAGGAAGGCAGTCCTTGCACTTGCTGTCCTGGTGTATAGGGTAGGGCTGGGCAGCTGAAAGTCTCGGCTTGAATTGCAGAGCACAGAGAAATGCCATCTGTCATTTCTGTCTTTGGCATTTTTTAGATAAGCTAGCAACAGCACCTGCTCATTTACTTGTATATAACTCAAAAATGGGAGGTGAATGTCCTAGACACAGCCTAGATGGGACACAGGTGTGAGGAAAACATTGCATTGACTTTGCATTTTTCAAGGCTTCATCAGCTGCTTAGATTAAGGAAGgataaaaacaagagaaagagcaagagaaattAAGCAACTCGTATGCTTTCTTCCCCTAAGAATCCTGATTAAAATCCAACCACAGAAGACTTGCCAGCAAGTTCCAATATATGGCATGCTTTCCATAGCAGATCTGGCTAGTGGTTACTTGGAGGAAGGTAACGTGACAACCTATACGATATTAACTCATCCTAAATGTTGCTTagtgaaagaaatataaatctcTGAGATAGGTGACACGGGGATTTCATTTGGAACTGAAGCCCATAGTTATAAAAATTCagtaaggaggagaaaaagaaaacaaaataaaactagattGAATCATTAATCAAAGACTGTGTGTATGGCTTAGGTTTATGTTTTTGAACCAACAGTAAATAGtaagaaagcattttcttttttatgcatgtaactaatatattaatagtaaaaGGACTGTTGGCTATAGTTCAAAGTGAACGTTTTTcctaaaacataaaaagcaagtaaaataaaacccacaaaaactacagtaaacaaatgaatgcattttacaaaataaaacatttccctTGGAAAGTTGAGtgaaaacaaatatgtaaatagcTTCTGTTTTTATAGTTAAAGCTTTTTAATCTCTGGTGCATAACAATTGAAAGAATGAGAACTTAGACAAAAGTATTTGGTGGATTTGAGTTAATGGGCCAAGCAAGCTTTTTTTCCTTGGCTTCTCTGTCAAATGAGTCATAGATCGAGTCTTTGGTAATAGTTTTGGCCATGGAAGGGATTTCTGAAATGCCAACGTAGTTTTTTTTGGCCATCCTTGAACTGGTTGTGATAGTATAGGCATTGCTTCGGTAACATTTCATAGAGGACATGCAAAAAGTCTCTTTCATCCCTCTCCGAAAATTGGCATTATAAATTGAATACAGAGTAGGTTTAGAGGCTGAAGAACTAAAGGATATCCATGTGATAGCTGTGAAAACAAGGGAACTTTTCTTATAGTCTTGTTCATGGGGGTGCCATAGCTGAGCTACATGAAAAGGCAGCCAGGAGAGCAAAAACAACAGATTTAAAATGAGGAACATCTTGATAGTTTTCACTTTTGTCCGAGGGACAATGTTCATGGTCCTCCTCACTGTTCGGCCATCTGTGCCTAttctccaaatatattttatgaccttttggtaaaataaaattatgaggaCAGATGGAATCACAAAGCCCACCAAGAAGTGGATGACAGTGTAGGCAGTGCCTTCccaagaggaagggaggaaatagTTACAATGACCATCCCAGTTGGAGCCATAGAAAAAGAGCACAGGGGTCACAAAGGCTGCATCAAAGATCCACGATGCCGCAATCATTTTCTTGGCTTTTTCTCTGGACACCTTGAAGCTCAGAGGATAGACGATTGTGTAGAACCGGTCTATGCAGATGGAGAGGAGAACGTACATCTGGACACCTGGAGTGAGATACTGAAAATATCGCACAACCTTGCACATGGCACTACCAAGCGCCCACCTTCCAGTGGTGAACTGCAGCAGGGCGAAAGGCGTGCTGGCAATGCTGATGAGAAGGTCAGCACACGCCATGGAGACCACAAAGTAGTTGGTGGTAGACTGAGTCCTCCTACTCCTATGGATGACCAAACAAACCAGGGAATTGCCGAAGATAGAAAACAACCACAGAATCCCAAAGAAGATGCTGGCTGTGGCCACTTCCCCGGGTTTCAGCACATAGTGAAGGTCTGTTTGGTTGCTCATCCAACTGTGCTCCTCACTTAATTCCATCAGGTATTGGCTTGGCAG
The Pan troglodytes isolate AG18354 chromosome 10, NHGRI_mPanTro3-v2.0_pri, whole genome shotgun sequence genome window above contains:
- the GPR19 gene encoding probable G-protein coupled receptor 19, encoding MVFAHRMDNSKPHLIIPTLLVPLQNRSCTETATPLPSQYLMELSEEHSWMSNQTDLHYVLKPGEVATASIFFGILWLFSIFGNSLVCLVIHRSRRTQSTTNYFVVSMACADLLISIASTPFALLQFTTGRWALGSAMCKVVRYFQYLTPGVQMYVLLSICIDRFYTIVYPLSFKVSREKAKKMIAASWIFDAAFVTPVLFFYGSNWDGHCNYFLPSSWEGTAYTVIHFLVGFVIPSVLIILFYQKVIKYIWRIGTDGRTVRRTMNIVPRTKVKTIKMFLILNLLFLLSWLPFHVAQLWHPHEQDYKKSSLVFTAITWISFSSSASKPTLYSIYNANFRRGMKETFCMSSMKCYRSNAYTITTSSRMAKKNYVGISEIPSMAKTITKDSIYDSFDREAKEKKLAWPINSNPPNTFV